The following are from one region of the Thiocapsa rosea genome:
- a CDS encoding YibE/F family protein → MSRIGREWLFAGVIAVVCILLLTLDLAPPGPPAERGLHARGLIVDVDNSRVRTNLIIKTEAQVLTIRLLDGPAEGEEFAVTNMLTGKLELDEFYETGSVILVEYDLVDGQPAHGMARGHYRLQMQLLLIGGFVALLIGVAGVTGLKAALSFVFAALVLWKLYFPLLLLGYPPIPTGLAVVAVLTGVVTFSVGGLSRRGIATFSGSILGVLLTCGLAVWFAHAFNLHGAIRPFAEALLYSGYYELRLTDIFIASVFIASSGAVMDLAMDIAASMEEIKLGQPDIGVLDHIASGLRVGRAVIGTMTTTLLLAYSSSHICMFLLFMAKGLPAENILNAPFVAAETLNILVGSFGLVTVAPFTAVVAGLLYRAHANTASAC, encoded by the coding sequence GTGTCGAGAATAGGTCGCGAATGGCTTTTTGCCGGAGTCATCGCCGTCGTCTGCATCCTCCTGCTCACACTCGATCTAGCACCGCCCGGCCCGCCGGCCGAGCGCGGCCTGCATGCGCGCGGCTTGATCGTCGATGTGGACAACAGTCGCGTCCGCACCAACCTCATCATCAAGACCGAGGCCCAGGTCCTGACCATCAGATTGCTTGACGGGCCGGCGGAGGGCGAAGAGTTCGCCGTCACCAACATGCTCACCGGCAAGCTCGAGCTCGACGAATTCTACGAAACGGGCTCGGTCATCCTGGTCGAATACGACCTCGTCGACGGGCAGCCGGCCCACGGCATGGCACGCGGTCACTATCGCCTACAGATGCAGCTTCTGCTCATCGGCGGCTTCGTGGCCCTGTTGATCGGGGTCGCCGGGGTCACCGGGCTGAAGGCCGCACTCTCCTTCGTCTTTGCGGCACTGGTGCTCTGGAAGCTGTATTTCCCGCTCCTGCTCCTCGGCTATCCGCCGATTCCGACCGGTCTCGCGGTGGTCGCCGTCCTGACCGGCGTCGTGACCTTCTCGGTCGGCGGACTGTCAAGACGCGGTATCGCGACCTTCTCGGGATCCATACTCGGCGTTTTGCTCACCTGCGGTCTCGCCGTCTGGTTCGCACATGCCTTCAACCTGCACGGCGCCATCCGACCCTTCGCCGAAGCGCTGCTTTACTCGGGCTATTACGAGCTGCGACTGACCGACATCTTCATCGCCAGTGTCTTCATCGCCTCCTCCGGCGCAGTCATGGATCTCGCGATGGACATCGCCGCAAGTATGGAGGAGATCAAGCTGGGTCAACCGGATATCGGCGTCTTGGACCATATCGCCTCAGGGCTGCGCGTCGGTCGGGCAGTCATCGGCACCATGACCACCACGCTGCTGCTCGCCTATTCGAGCAGTCACATCTGCATGTTCCTGCTCTTCATGGCCAAAGGTCTACCGGCGGAGAACATTCTCAACGCACCCTTCGTCGCCGCCGAGACCCTCAACATCCTGGTCGGGAGCTTCGGCCTCGTCACGGTCGCCCCCTTCACTGCCGTAGTTGCGGGGCTGCTCTATCGGGCGCACGCAAACACAGCCTCGGCATGCTAA